A window from Peromyscus eremicus chromosome 1, PerEre_H2_v1, whole genome shotgun sequence encodes these proteins:
- the LOC131911865 gene encoding olfactory receptor 51H1-like has product MINLNGSHASRPVFILTGIPGMPDKNPWMAFPLGFLYTLTLLGNGTILAVVKVEQSLHEPMYYFLCILALTDVSLSMSTLPSMLSIFWFNAPEIPFDACVTQMFFIHVFGLVDSGVLLSMAFDRYVAIRDPLHYASILTHGVIGKIGLVVFARAVCVVFPVPFLIKRLPFCRPNVLSHSYCLHQDMMRLACASTRVNSLYGLIVVILTLGLDALIILFSYILILKTVLGIASRAERLKALNTCLSHICAVLLFYIPFIGATMIHRFGKHLSPIMHMLMANIYLLLPPVLNPIVYSVKNKQIRGRVMRMFQGRKSRA; this is encoded by the coding sequence ATGATAAACTTGAACGGATCACATGCCAGCCGCCCAGTTTTCATTCTGACAGGCATCCCAGGGATGCCAGACAAGAACCCATGGATGGCCTTTCCCCTGGGATTTCTCTACACACTCACTCTCCTTGGAAATGGCACCATCTTAGCAGTTGTCAAGGTGGAGCAGAGCCTCCATGAGCCTATGTActacttcctctgcatcttggCTCTGACTGATGTTAGTCTCTCCATGTCCACCTTGCCCTCCATGCTCAGCATCTTCTGGTTCAATGCCCCTGAGATTCCCTTCGATGCATGTGTGACACAGATGTTCTTCATTCATGTGTTTGGATTGGTAGATTCTGGAGTCTTACTGTCCATGGCCTTTGACAGATATGTGGCCATCCGAGATCCTCTGCATTATGCTTCCATCCTCACTCATGGTGTTATTGGAAAGATTGGGCTAGTTGTCTTTGCCCGGGCAGTCTGTGTGGTCTTCCCTGTGCCCTTTCTTATAAAGAGGCTGCCCTTCTGTCGTCCCAATGTCTTATCTCACTCATACTGTCTTCACCAAGATATGATGCGCCTAGCCTGTGCCAGCACCCGTGTCAACAGTCTCTATGGCCTCATCGTGGTCATCCTCACACTGGGGCTTGATGCTCTCATCATTCTCTTCTCCTACATACTCATCCTGAAGACAGTGCTGGGCATTGCCTCCAGAGCTGAGAGGCTCAAAGCCCTCAATACCTGCCTCTCTCACATATGTGCTGTGCTTCTCTTTTATATTCCTTTCATTGGTGCCACCATGATCCACAGATTTGGGAAACATTTATCACCAATCATGCACATGCTAATGGCCAATATCTACCTTCTTCTGCCCCCTGTGCTAAACCCCATTGTCTACAGTGTGAAGAACAAACAGATAAGAGGTCGGGTCATGCGAATGTTCCAGGGGAGAAAGAGCAGAGCCTAG